taatcgattataaggctaattgtaatcgattacacaagtgttTGTAGCTTGTAGAGAGATTCTCGTTtcggtttaatcgattaccagttaaccgtaatcaattacacagttcaGTTGAGACCATGTCTGGTTTTTCAtgagtctctgctttaatcgattaccaggtgatcataatcgattacttcattCTTAAAAGTGTTTCCGgaagtgatcaagaacacttcaatcgattacatcaagaatctaattgattacattgttcttgatcttgttAAGGTACCACAAATGCTGCACTTTATACCCTGTAAACGTACCACAAATGTTGTTAATGTTGCTCAACTTTTCTATTGAGATTTATCGTTTGCATGGTTTGACCACTTCCATTGTCCTTGATTGTCACACACGGTTCCTCAATCATATTTGGAGAAGTATGTGGCGTTTAGTTAACACCAGCCTCAACTTCAGCAGTGCTTACAATACACAAACTAACAGTGACATTGAAGTGCTTAATCGTTCCCTTGGTAACTTGCTATGCATTTTGGTTGGCGATCATTTAAAGTCTTGGGATGTTAGACTCTGTCAAGATATATTTTCTCACAATAATGTCGATAATCATAGTACCAGGCTAGTCCTTTCCACGTTATTTATTGCATGATTACTCGTGGCCCCCTTTGACTTGCTAAGTTTCCCTAGTCAAGTGTGTTCCTATACCACCATTGAGGAGTTCATCTCCTAACTTCGCCAGGTGCACGAACAAACTCATGCTCAATTGATAGCTTCCACTGAAAAATACAAGTTAATTATAGGCTGACAGAAGCATTGATCTGTGGACTTTGTTGTTGGCAATTGTGTCTAGGCTATCTTGATCAAAGATCATTTTCCTGCCCATGAATATAACAAGCTTGTTGCTCGCAAAATTGGGCCTCTGGAGATTATTGAGAAGATCAACTATAATACTTGTCATTTGCAACTTTCGAGTCATTCATAATGTTGATGTTTTCAATGTTAAGCATCATTCCTTATtctggtgatgcttcttttggCAATGAGACGGTTCCTGATTTGAGGACGAATCTTCTCCACCTCAGAGAGGATGATGCAGTGCAAGGTCACCAAAGTTGACCGCAAAGTCCACTATGTTCGTTTTTGACGAGATGTTGAACTTCGTTCCCCTTTTCCTTCACGTTTCACTGCATCATAAagtaaccaaaaaaataacttttcttAGGTGTCTTTGAAGCCCATGTCAGTtgctatattaatatttatctttcatTGACTTCAAATCGAAAAAGTTAAAAAGACAGGCCTAGAGCTGGTTATTGAAAAATGTAGACTAAaccttaagtttttttaaaatactggaaacaatattctttttttttccttagacAAAGcctctataatttatattttaaaaaacatcttttatttatttgcattttGCATTACAAAGTAAACCCTTCAATTATAAATGCTAACAAATTGAATGATACATTTAGAAGACCTACTCGTCCCAAGCAATAACCAATTAAAGCCATGCTCATACAGACTCTCATTAAtgcaaaaggaaaaacaaaacatacacatgTGATTGGAGACTCTGGACTAGTTTTGATACACATTGAAATTATAGCTAAGTTTATGAGACTAATTTGCCTGTCCAATTTTGTTTTGGTAAACATGGCCAACTCCAGGGCTGTGACCTGGGTCAGTAGGTTTGAAATCATCTTTTGACCCCTTAGTCACGAAAACTTCAACATCTGGGCTCTGAACTACAACCATTGTTTTCATCTTGTTATCTTCTGATGATGTGATTATTTTGTGGCCAACACCAGTACTCCCTCCGGGTGTAGTGGATCGGAATGCATTTGTGTTGTCTGCACCTGAATCTCCCAATTTATTAGCTTCCTCATACTGTGGTGATTCAACTTTAGTTTTAAGTGATGGAAGGGAAGGGTAAGGATTATTATTAGCTACAGTTTTTGTGTTTAATGAATAATGTTGCTGGTTCAATGGCTTTACATTTATTTTCCTGCCATGTGCTACAAGGGAACCATGGCACACAACTAGTgctagaaaaatgaaaaaatatttgtgcaAAACCTGAAATTTGGCCATGATCACTGAAGAAGCAATTAATAGTTTGGTATAAGTGAAAGTCCCTTTGGTTATCAAAGATAGTATAATGAAGAGAGGTAGATGTGGAGGGAGGCGGGTGATATGACAAGTTATAAGATCCTCAAggtatttataatatgttgAGTGTTACTGTGTTAGTGCTCTCTGTTAaagattctaatttttaattatgaaatttgacCAAGTATGTGGAGTGCACAATCTGCGAATGTGGACCGTTTATATGTCAAATAGCTCTCAATTCCATGGGCCCCAGGTCTACCTGCGCAGCCATGCTCTTTAATTTGTCTGCATAAAAATAAACTGGGGTAgctcatatataatttttttccaagtatatatatgcatttgatttgataatattgCTTCTTTTGATCTTCGTCTCTTCTTTTCCTGCATAtggattttgtttatatgaattTGATATGCAAAATATCTTATCTTAGATAgaatatatgataatataatgCATGGTGTTACAGAGAAATTAGATGTGAGGGATGGAATAAAGTCAAATTAATTCTTTCAGAAAATGCTAAATTAACTTCTAGTGTTAACATCTTACCAATGATACTAAAAGATTTTTgagaatttcttttcttttctttttcatgcgGCAAAGAGATACAAATTGATgagttaaccaataaaaaaatacgttAGTCGACTTACGCACCACAGAATATGGATCTTAGGCTGCAGAAGGATATGGAGATTCTCCAGTACGTTCCCTCCACTTAGAGTGGTATAGTATTAATCTTAGAAGTCTTTTTACTTTGTTCGACAAGTTGTAGTAAAAGAAATCTCttgttttgaaatatatattaaattttgttaacgGAACGCCCTTATTTGATTTTATGTCGGACTGTATCTTCTTGACACTGTCTTTATATATaggaattttaattaatttataatcaacCTGAATTTGGTACCATC
This genomic interval from Glycine max cultivar Williams 82 chromosome 5, Glycine_max_v4.0, whole genome shotgun sequence contains the following:
- the LOC113001686 gene encoding precursor of CEP9, producing MAKFQVLHKYFFIFLALVVCHGSLVAHGRKINVKPLNQQHYSLNTKTVANNNPYPSLPSLKTKVESPQYEEANKLGDSGADNTNAFRSTTPGGSTGVGHKIITSSEDNKMKTMVVVQSPDVEVFVTKGSKDDFKPTDPGHSPGVGHVYQNKIGQAN